From the genome of Streptococcus lutetiensis, one region includes:
- a CDS encoding aspartate-semialdehyde dehydrogenase, with the protein MGYTVAVIGATGAVGTRMIQQLEQSTLPIDKVRLLSSSRSAGKVLKYKGQDVTVELTTEDSFEGVDIALFSAGGSVSAKFAPYAVKAGAVVVDNTSYFRQNPDVPLVVPEVNAHALDAHNGIIACPNCSTIQMMVALEPVRQKWGLSRIIVSTYQAVSGAGQSAINETLREIKEVVNDGLEPKDVHADILPCGGDKKHFPIAFNALAQIDVFTDNDYTYEEMKMTNETKKIMAEPDLSVSATCVRVPVLFSHSEAVYIETKKVAPIEEVKAAIAAFPGAVLEDDVANQVYPQAANAVGKRETFVGRIRKDLDVEKGIHMWVVSDNLLKGAAWNSVQIAETLHERGLVHPTKDLKFELK; encoded by the coding sequence ATGGGCTATACAGTCGCTGTCATTGGTGCCACAGGTGCCGTTGGAACTCGCATGATTCAACAATTAGAACAATCAACACTCCCTATTGACAAAGTACGTCTTTTGTCATCTTCACGTTCTGCTGGGAAAGTTTTGAAGTATAAGGGACAAGATGTTACTGTTGAATTAACAACTGAAGATTCATTTGAAGGCGTTGATATTGCTCTTTTCTCTGCAGGTGGTTCTGTTTCTGCGAAATTCGCTCCTTACGCTGTTAAAGCAGGAGCAGTTGTTGTCGATAACACATCTTATTTCCGTCAAAATCCAGATGTGCCACTTGTTGTACCTGAAGTCAATGCTCACGCTTTAGATGCTCACAATGGTATCATTGCTTGTCCAAACTGTTCAACAATCCAAATGATGGTTGCTTTGGAACCCGTTCGTCAAAAATGGGGCTTGAGTCGTATCATCGTCTCTACTTATCAAGCCGTATCTGGTGCTGGTCAATCAGCAATCAATGAAACACTTCGTGAAATCAAAGAAGTTGTTAATGATGGTCTTGAACCAAAAGACGTTCACGCTGACATCTTGCCATGTGGTGGTGATAAAAAACACTTCCCAATCGCATTTAACGCTCTTGCACAAATCGATGTCTTCACAGATAATGACTATACTTACGAAGAAATGAAAATGACAAACGAAACTAAGAAAATCATGGCAGAACCAGACCTTTCAGTTTCAGCAACATGTGTTCGTGTGCCAGTTCTTTTCTCACACTCTGAAGCAGTTTACATCGAAACAAAAAAAGTTGCTCCGATCGAAGAAGTGAAAGCTGCCATTGCTGCCTTCCCAGGTGCAGTTCTTGAAGATGATGTTGCTAACCAAGTATACCCACAAGCTGCCAACGCTGTAGGCAAACGAGAAACATTTGTTGGACGTATCCGTAAAGACCTAGATGTTGAAAAAGGTATTCACATGTGGGTTGTTTCTGATAACCTCCTTAAAGGCGCTGCATGGAACTCTGTTCAAATTGCTGAAACACTTCACGAACGCGGTCTTGTCCACCCAACTAAAGAT
- the cls gene encoding cardiolipin synthase, giving the protein MIIDNKNTNKIKALRLLDKSRRSFLRGIFSRTTVISILLILQLLFIIASFVWVDHYRIWVVIIERALAIATVLYLVNSEMDALSRVTWLILVMIAPLLGSLFLIYTKLDWGYRGLKLRMNHLVDASSQYLQDNLETLRVLKSNTSTTYHLVQYFDRSHGDFPAYQNTEVTYFPTGEEFFEELKKQLLKAEDYIFMEFFIIAEGKMWGEILRILEQKVREGVEVRVLYDGMIEFSTLSFDYTQRLEKIGIKAKAFSPISPFISTYYNYRDHRKIIVIDGKVGFTGGVNLADEYINKINRFGHWKDSALMLEGEAVDSFLVLFLQMWSITERQMVVKPYLAKHDKKRKANGYVIPYGDSPLDTDKIGENVYIDILNHAREYVYIMTPYLILDSEMEHALCFAAERGVDVQIIMPGIPDKKIPYMLAKTYFSKLMCSGVKIYLYTPGFVHAKVFISDDSKAVVGTINLDYRSLYHHFECATYMYKVDAIRDIYDDCIQTMRKSKRVTQETLDSRPTHEKIIGLLVKTIAPLM; this is encoded by the coding sequence ATGATTATCGACAATAAAAACACTAATAAAATCAAAGCATTACGCTTATTAGATAAAAGCCGACGTAGTTTTCTTCGAGGAATTTTTAGTCGGACAACTGTCATTTCTATCCTGTTAATTTTGCAACTTTTGTTCATCATTGCATCATTTGTTTGGGTAGATCACTATCGTATTTGGGTCGTTATAATTGAACGTGCTCTTGCCATTGCAACTGTATTATATCTTGTAAACAGTGAAATGGACGCTCTATCACGTGTGACTTGGCTAATTCTGGTAATGATTGCACCTTTGTTAGGGTCGCTTTTCCTCATTTACACCAAACTTGATTGGGGGTATCGCGGTCTCAAACTTCGAATGAACCATTTGGTTGATGCTAGCAGCCAATATTTGCAAGATAATTTGGAAACATTGAGAGTTTTGAAAAGTAATACATCGACGACTTATCACCTGGTTCAGTATTTTGACCGTAGTCACGGTGACTTTCCAGCTTATCAAAATACCGAAGTGACCTATTTCCCAACGGGAGAAGAGTTTTTCGAAGAACTTAAGAAACAATTGCTTAAGGCTGAAGATTATATTTTCATGGAATTTTTCATCATTGCTGAAGGTAAGATGTGGGGTGAAATTCTTCGAATCTTAGAACAAAAAGTCAGAGAAGGGGTGGAAGTTCGTGTCCTCTACGATGGCATGATTGAATTTTCAACCTTATCTTTTGACTACACACAACGTTTGGAAAAAATTGGTATTAAAGCCAAAGCATTTTCACCGATTTCGCCTTTTATCTCAACTTATTACAATTACCGTGATCACCGAAAAATCATTGTAATTGATGGTAAAGTAGGTTTTACCGGCGGAGTGAACTTAGCTGACGAGTACATCAATAAAATCAATCGTTTTGGTCATTGGAAAGACTCCGCTCTGATGCTTGAGGGTGAGGCAGTTGACAGTTTCTTAGTACTGTTCTTACAAATGTGGTCAATCACCGAAAGACAAATGGTTGTCAAACCCTACCTTGCTAAGCATGATAAAAAACGAAAAGCAAATGGTTATGTTATTCCATATGGTGATTCGCCACTTGATACCGATAAAATTGGTGAGAATGTTTATATTGATATTCTTAACCACGCCAGAGAATACGTCTACATCATGACACCTTATCTTATTCTTGATAGCGAAATGGAGCATGCGCTTTGTTTTGCCGCGGAACGTGGTGTAGATGTGCAAATTATCATGCCTGGAATTCCAGATAAAAAAATTCCTTATATGCTGGCAAAAACTTACTTTAGCAAACTCATGTGCTCAGGTGTTAAAATCTATCTCTACACACCAGGATTTGTCCATGCTAAAGTCTTTATCAGCGATGACAGTAAAGCAGTAGTCGGAACGATTAACCTTGACTATCGTAGTTTGTATCACCATTTTGAATGTGCAACTTATATGTATAAAGTTGATGCTATTCGTGATATTTACGATGATTGCATTCAAACCATGCGAAAAAGTAAACGCGTCACTCAAGAGACGCTTGATAGTCGACCAACCCATGAAAAAATCATTGGATTACTGGTCAAAACCATCGCACCGTTGATGTAG
- a CDS encoding formate--tetrahydrofolate ligase, which translates to MKSDIEIAQSVELKPITEVVEKVGITFDDIELYGKYKAKLSFDKIKSVQENKPGKLVLVTAINPTPAGEGKSTMSIGLADALNKIGKKTMLALREPSLGPVMGIKGGAAGGGYAQVLPMEDINLHFTGDMHAITTANNALSAIIDNHMHQGNELGIDQRRIIWKRVVDLNDRSLRHVTVGLGSPVNGIPREDGFDITVASEIMAILCLATDIKDLKERLANIVVAYRYDRTPVYVRDLKVEGALTLILKDAIKPNLVQTIYGTPAFVHGGPFANIAHGCNSVLATTTALHLADYTITEAGFGADLGAEKFLDIKTPNLPTTPDAVVIVATIRALKMHGGVAKTDLGEENVEAVRAGFANLKRHVENVRKFGVPAVIAINEFVADTEAEIAALKELCAEINVPVELASVWANGADGGVDLAKAVVNAVENGNANYKRLYSDDDSLEEKVTKIVTEIYGGNKIIFGKKAKNQLKQFAQFGWDKLPVCMAKTQYSFSDNPTLLGAPEGFDITIREFVPKTGAGFIVALTSDVMTMPGLPKKPAALNMDVAEDGTAIGLF; encoded by the coding sequence GTGAAATCAGATATCGAAATTGCACAAAGCGTTGAACTTAAACCAATTACAGAAGTTGTTGAAAAAGTTGGTATCACATTTGATGATATTGAACTTTATGGTAAATACAAAGCAAAATTATCTTTTGATAAAATCAAATCTGTTCAAGAAAACAAACCTGGTAAACTTGTCCTCGTCACAGCCATCAACCCTACACCAGCTGGTGAAGGTAAATCAACAATGTCTATCGGTCTTGCTGATGCGTTGAATAAAATCGGCAAAAAAACAATGCTTGCTCTTCGTGAACCATCACTTGGTCCTGTTATGGGGATTAAAGGTGGTGCCGCAGGTGGTGGTTATGCTCAAGTTCTTCCTATGGAAGATATCAACCTTCACTTCACAGGTGATATGCATGCTATCACAACAGCAAATAATGCCCTTTCAGCAATTATCGATAACCACATGCACCAAGGAAACGAACTCGGTATCGACCAACGCCGTATCATTTGGAAACGTGTCGTTGACCTTAATGACCGCTCTCTTCGTCATGTCACTGTTGGTCTTGGTAGCCCAGTTAATGGTATTCCTCGTGAAGATGGCTTTGATATCACAGTTGCTTCAGAAATCATGGCAATCTTGTGCTTGGCAACAGATATTAAAGACTTGAAAGAACGTTTGGCAAATATCGTTGTTGCTTACCGTTACGACCGAACACCAGTTTACGTGCGTGACCTTAAAGTAGAAGGTGCTTTGACACTTATCCTTAAAGACGCTATTAAGCCAAACCTTGTTCAAACTATCTATGGAACACCAGCTTTCGTTCACGGTGGTCCATTTGCCAATATCGCACACGGTTGTAACTCTGTCCTTGCAACAACAACAGCTCTTCACTTAGCAGATTACACAATTACAGAAGCTGGTTTTGGTGCTGACCTTGGCGCTGAAAAATTCCTCGATATTAAAACACCAAACCTTCCAACAACACCAGATGCCGTGGTTATCGTTGCCACAATTCGTGCCCTTAAAATGCATGGTGGCGTAGCTAAGACAGATCTTGGTGAAGAAAATGTCGAAGCTGTTCGTGCTGGATTTGCTAACCTTAAACGTCACGTTGAAAACGTCCGTAAATTTGGTGTTCCAGCAGTTATTGCCATTAATGAATTTGTAGCGGACACAGAAGCTGAAATTGCTGCCCTTAAAGAACTTTGTGCTGAAATCAATGTACCAGTTGAACTTGCAAGTGTTTGGGCAAATGGTGCTGACGGTGGGGTGGACCTTGCTAAAGCCGTTGTTAATGCCGTTGAAAATGGCAATGCCAACTACAAACGTCTTTACTCTGATGACGATTCACTTGAAGAAAAAGTCACTAAAATCGTTACTGAAATCTACGGTGGTAACAAAATTATCTTCGGTAAAAAAGCTAAAAACCAATTGAAACAATTTGCTCAATTTGGTTGGGATAAATTGCCAGTATGTATGGCTAAAACACAATATAGCTTTTCTGATAATCCAACACTTCTTGGAGCACCAGAAGGCTTTGATATTACAATTCGTGAATTTGTTCCAAAAACTGGTGCTGGATTCATCGTTGCTTTGACAAGTGATGTGATGACAATGCCAGGACTTCCTAAAAAACCAGCAGCACTTAATATGGACGTTGCAGAAGATGGAACAGCTATCGGATTGTTCTAA
- a CDS encoding phosphopantothenate--cysteine ligase yields MKILITSGGTTEKIDSVRGITNHATGSLGKYIAEAFLEKGNHVTLVTTKEAVKPADHPLLTVHTITNVDSLLKTLEPLVKTHDVFIHSMAVSDYTPVYMTDLNEVEQSEHVSDLLNRQNTESKISSKEEYQMLFMKKTPKVISLVKSWNPDICLIGFKLLVNVSKEELFAVARESLQKNKARYILANDLTEIKEEQHHAYLLDESHVYEANTKKAIANLIFERVTNHD; encoded by the coding sequence ATGAAAATTTTAATTACATCCGGTGGAACAACCGAAAAAATAGATTCTGTTCGTGGCATTACAAATCATGCCACAGGATCATTAGGAAAATATATTGCAGAAGCGTTTTTAGAAAAAGGAAATCACGTCACTTTGGTTACCACTAAAGAAGCTGTTAAGCCAGCAGACCATCCGCTACTAACAGTACATACTATTACGAATGTTGATAGTTTGCTAAAAACACTTGAACCACTTGTCAAAACGCATGACGTCTTTATTCATAGCATGGCGGTATCTGACTACACACCTGTTTATATGACAGATCTTAATGAAGTTGAACAGTCCGAACACGTTTCGGATTTGCTAAATCGTCAAAATACGGAATCTAAGATTTCTTCTAAGGAAGAATACCAAATGCTTTTTATGAAGAAAACACCAAAAGTGATTTCTTTAGTGAAAAGCTGGAATCCTGATATCTGCTTAATTGGTTTTAAATTATTGGTTAATGTTAGCAAAGAAGAGCTTTTTGCTGTTGCGCGTGAGAGTTTACAAAAAAATAAAGCACGCTATATTCTCGCCAATGATTTAACAGAGATTAAGGAAGAGCAGCACCATGCTTATTTGCTAGATGAATCTCATGTCTATGAAGCAAACACAAAAAAAGCTATTGCAAACTTGATTTTTGAAAGGGTGACAAACCATGACTAA
- the coaC gene encoding phosphopantothenoylcysteine decarboxylase: MTKRILLAVSGSISAYKAANLTNQLTKLGYDVHVLMTKAATDFITPLTLQVLSKNAVHLDVMTEENPKSVNHIELAKKADLFVLAPASANTLAKLANGLADNMVTAIALALPAETPKLIAPAMNTKMYENPLTQRNLATLKEVGYEEIEPRSSLLACGDIGCGALAELDTIIERIEKSL; encoded by the coding sequence ATGACTAAACGTATTTTATTAGCTGTTTCTGGGAGCATTTCTGCCTACAAAGCAGCTAATTTAACTAATCAATTAACCAAACTTGGCTATGATGTTCATGTTTTAATGACAAAGGCTGCTACTGATTTTATTACACCACTAACACTTCAGGTTTTGTCAAAAAATGCTGTTCATCTTGATGTCATGACTGAAGAGAATCCAAAAAGTGTTAATCATATTGAATTGGCTAAAAAAGCTGATTTATTTGTTCTTGCCCCTGCTTCTGCTAATACTTTAGCAAAATTAGCGAACGGCTTAGCTGATAATATGGTCACAGCTATTGCTCTTGCTTTGCCTGCTGAAACACCTAAATTAATTGCGCCAGCTATGAACACAAAAATGTATGAAAATCCCTTAACGCAGCGCAATTTAGCAACTTTGAAAGAAGTTGGTTATGAAGAAATTGAACCTCGTTCAAGCCTTTTAGCGTGTGGCGATATCGGTTGTGGGGCGCTTGCAGAACTTGACACAATTATCGAACGTATCGAAAAAAGTCTATAA
- a CDS encoding ECF transporter S component: MKNNKAASNIATVAIFFAIMLVINFLTSLVFNLWPVPIKPTLIHVPVIIASIVYGPRIGATLGALMGVISVTVNTLTLLPTSYLFSPFVENGNLSSLIIAMVPRILIGITPYFVYKWFHNKFGIVIAGAIGSMTNTIFVLGGIFFLFANVYSGDIKALLAVVFGTNAIAEMIISAILTLAIVPKLQKIRA; encoded by the coding sequence ATGAAAAACAATAAAGCAGCAAGCAATATTGCCACAGTTGCAATTTTCTTTGCTATCATGCTTGTTATTAATTTTTTAACAAGTCTTGTCTTTAACCTTTGGCCTGTGCCAATCAAGCCAACACTTATTCACGTACCAGTAATCATTGCATCAATTGTTTACGGACCACGAATCGGTGCAACACTTGGCGCTTTAATGGGAGTTATCAGTGTGACAGTAAACACTTTAACTCTTCTACCAACAAGTTACCTCTTCTCTCCATTTGTTGAAAATGGTAACCTTTCTTCATTAATTATTGCTATGGTGCCACGTATTTTAATTGGCATTACACCTTATTTTGTTTACAAATGGTTTCATAATAAGTTTGGTATCGTCATTGCTGGTGCTATTGGTTCTATGACAAATACAATTTTTGTTTTAGGTGGTATTTTCTTCCTCTTTGCAAATGTTTATAGTGGGGATATTAAAGCACTTCTTGCTGTAGTCTTTGGTACAAATGCAATTGCAGAAATGATTATTTCAGCAATTTTAACACTTGCAATTGTTCCAAAATTACAGAAAATCAGAGCATAA
- a CDS encoding phospho-sugar mutase, translating to MTYTENYQKWLDFAGLPDYLREELLAMDEKTKEDAFYTNLEFGTAGMRGVIGAGTNRINVYVVRQATEGLAKLIETKGEDVKKRGVAIAYDSRHFSPEFAFESAQVLAKHGIKAYVFESLRPTPELSFAVRHLGTFAGIMVTASHNPAPFNGYKVYGEDGGQMPPADADALTDFIRAIDDPFAIELADLEESKASGLIEVIGENVDAEYLKEVKDVNINQKLIDEYGKDMKIVYTPLHGTGEMLARRALAQAGFESVQVVEAQAVPDPDFSTVKSPNPENQEAFALAEELGRKVDADVLVATDPDADRLGVEIRQADGSYRNLSGNQIGAIIAKYILEAHKTAGTLPENAALAKSIVSTELVTKIAESYGAKMFNVLTGFKFIAEKIQEFEEKHNHTYMFGFEESFGYLIKPFVRDKDAVQAVLIVAEIAAYYRSRGLTLADGIEEIYKEYGYFAEKTISVTLSGVDGAAEIKKIMDKFRDNAPVQFNSTDVIKTEDFLAQTATSAAGVEKLTTPPSNVLKYTLADDSWIAVRPSGTEPKIKFYFATVGNDLTDAEAKIANIEKEINAFVK from the coding sequence ATGACTTACACTGAAAACTATCAAAAATGGCTCGATTTTGCGGGGCTTCCCGACTATCTCCGTGAAGAATTGTTAGCCATGGACGAAAAGACAAAAGAAGATGCTTTCTACACAAACCTTGAGTTTGGTACAGCAGGTATGCGTGGGGTTATCGGCGCTGGTACTAACCGTATCAACGTTTACGTTGTTCGCCAAGCTACTGAAGGTCTTGCAAAACTTATCGAAACAAAAGGTGAAGATGTTAAAAAACGTGGTGTTGCTATCGCCTACGACTCACGTCACTTCTCACCTGAGTTTGCATTCGAGTCAGCTCAAGTTTTAGCAAAACATGGCATTAAAGCATATGTTTTCGAATCACTTCGCCCAACTCCAGAATTGTCATTTGCTGTACGTCACCTTGGTACTTTTGCAGGTATCATGGTTACTGCAAGTCACAACCCTGCTCCATTTAACGGATACAAAGTTTATGGTGAAGATGGTGGACAAATGCCACCTGCTGATGCTGATGCCTTGACTGACTTCATTCGTGCTATCGATGATCCGTTTGCTATCGAATTAGCTGATCTTGAAGAAAGCAAAGCTTCTGGTCTTATTGAAGTTATTGGTGAAAATGTCGATGCTGAATACCTTAAAGAAGTTAAAGACGTTAACATCAACCAAAAATTGATTGATGAATACGGAAAAGACATGAAGATCGTCTACACTCCACTTCACGGTACTGGTGAAATGCTTGCTCGTCGCGCTCTTGCACAAGCTGGTTTCGAATCTGTACAAGTTGTTGAAGCTCAAGCTGTTCCCGACCCTGACTTCTCAACTGTAAAATCTCCAAACCCAGAAAACCAAGAAGCATTTGCTCTTGCTGAAGAACTTGGACGCAAAGTTGATGCCGACGTTCTTGTTGCAACTGACCCAGATGCTGACCGTCTTGGTGTTGAAATTCGTCAAGCTGACGGTTCATATCGCAACCTTTCTGGTAACCAAATCGGTGCTATCATTGCCAAATACATTCTTGAAGCACATAAAACAGCTGGAACTCTTCCAGAAAACGCTGCTTTGGCAAAATCAATTGTGTCAACTGAATTAGTAACTAAAATTGCTGAAAGCTACGGCGCTAAAATGTTTAACGTCTTGACTGGTTTCAAATTCATCGCAGAAAAAATTCAAGAATTTGAAGAAAAACACAACCACACTTACATGTTCGGTTTCGAAGAAAGCTTCGGTTACCTTATCAAACCATTCGTACGTGATAAAGATGCCGTTCAAGCCGTTCTTATCGTAGCTGAAATTGCTGCTTACTACCGTTCACGTGGTTTAACACTTGCTGATGGTATCGAAGAAATCTACAAAGAATACGGATACTTCGCAGAAAAAACTATCTCAGTAACACTTAGCGGTGTTGATGGTGCTGCAGAAATTAAGAAAATCATGGATAAATTCCGTGACAACGCTCCAGTTCAATTCAACTCAACTGATGTTATTAAAACTGAAGACTTTTTAGCACAAACAGCTACTAGCGCTGCTGGCGTTGAAAAATTGACAACTCCACCAAGCAACGTATTGAAATACACACTTGCTGATGATTCTTGGATTGCTGTTCGCCCTTCAGGTACAGAACCAAAAATCAAATTCTACTTCGCAACAGTTGGCAACGACTTAACTGATGCTGAAGCTAAAATTGCTAACATCGAAAAAGAAATTAACGCTTTTGTTAAATAA
- a CDS encoding NRAMP family divalent metal transporter, with protein sequence MTESTEQQSTWRTKLKALGPGILMASAAVGGSHIVSSTQAGAIYGWQLALLIILINIFKYPFFRFGSQYTMENNKSLIEGYAEKGKGWLAVFFILNVFSAIVNTAGVGILCAAILYNVFPNGFGLSISQLTTVIIVIIWAMLLIGGYRFLDSLAKWVMTALTIATVLAVVVALFKHREYAPNFEAPTPWRMAALPFIVSLMGWMPCPIEISAISSMWSVEKRKTVNMSEDDAVFDFNTGYVGTAILALIFCALGALIQFGSGEEVQGASAAYIAQFVNMYAEVLGEWARFLITLIAFLCIFGTVITVIDGYSRANNESLRLLLGKKESSQKALYAWMTVTAAVGLVIVYLFAGNVATMLRFAMIASFITTPFFGYLNYSLVNNKEHQIKPWLKVLSIIGLIYLFGFALFFIIAWLTGNI encoded by the coding sequence ATGACTGAAAGCACAGAACAACAGTCGACTTGGCGTACTAAACTTAAAGCACTTGGCCCTGGTATTCTAATGGCATCAGCTGCCGTTGGCGGCTCACACATCGTTTCTTCTACACAAGCAGGAGCTATCTACGGATGGCAATTGGCTTTGCTGATCATTTTGATTAATATTTTTAAATATCCATTTTTCCGTTTTGGTTCTCAATACACAATGGAAAATAATAAAAGCTTGATTGAAGGCTATGCTGAAAAAGGTAAAGGTTGGTTAGCTGTTTTCTTCATTTTGAATGTTTTCTCAGCAATCGTTAATACCGCTGGAGTTGGTATTCTTTGCGCAGCAATTTTATACAACGTCTTCCCAAATGGCTTTGGATTGAGCATTTCACAATTGACTACTGTCATTATTGTTATTATTTGGGCAATGTTGCTTATCGGTGGTTATCGTTTCCTTGATTCTCTTGCAAAATGGGTGATGACAGCCTTGACTATAGCAACTGTTTTAGCGGTTGTTGTTGCATTATTCAAACACCGTGAATACGCTCCAAACTTTGAAGCACCAACACCATGGCGCATGGCAGCTTTACCATTTATCGTTTCATTAATGGGTTGGATGCCTTGCCCAATCGAAATTTCAGCTATCAGCTCAATGTGGTCTGTTGAAAAACGTAAAACCGTTAACATGTCAGAAGATGATGCTGTCTTTGATTTCAACACAGGATATGTAGGAACCGCTATTTTAGCTCTTATCTTCTGTGCTCTTGGTGCTTTAATCCAGTTTGGTTCAGGTGAAGAAGTGCAAGGTGCATCAGCGGCCTACATCGCTCAATTCGTTAACATGTACGCTGAGGTTCTTGGCGAATGGGCTCGCTTCTTGATTACCCTAATCGCCTTCCTGTGTATCTTCGGTACAGTTATCACAGTTATTGATGGTTATTCTCGTGCTAACAACGAATCCCTTCGTTTATTACTTGGTAAGAAGGAATCATCTCAGAAAGCTCTTTATGCTTGGATGACTGTGACAGCAGCCGTTGGTCTTGTGATTGTTTATCTATTTGCTGGTAATGTGGCAACAATGCTTCGTTTTGCCATGATTGCATCATTCATCACAACACCATTCTTTGGTTACCTTAATTATTCTTTGGTTAATAACAAAGAACATCAGATCAAGCCTTGGTTGAAAGTTCTATCAATCATTGGTCTTATTTACCTCTTTGGTTTTGCTTTGTTCTTTATCATTGCTTGGCTAACTGGTAATATTTAA
- a CDS encoding TDT family transporter, translating into MISYIVIFSKRFLWNFKLSNVFPSWAVLYIGIGISSLTVPWTGNSQLGKTIFIYLLLALIVLLPTIFLRLWKHGIPDDVKSNLATLCAPALVAVAYLNAFETIYRPLLLGLIILSQMLYLTVLYFVPGILKSLFNPGFSALTFLLIVTAIALKGAVNYFEGLYFLYVIELVLAILILIRVVAGYINYFTD; encoded by the coding sequence TTGATTAGTTACATTGTTATCTTTTCAAAAAGATTTCTATGGAATTTTAAGCTAAGTAACGTCTTTCCATCATGGGCAGTTCTGTATATAGGAATAGGAATCTCTAGTTTAACTGTTCCCTGGACGGGAAACTCTCAACTAGGTAAAACTATCTTTATTTATCTCTTACTTGCTTTAATAGTTCTTCTGCCGACGATTTTTCTAAGATTATGGAAACATGGAATTCCTGATGATGTAAAATCTAACCTAGCTACACTGTGTGCTCCAGCCTTAGTGGCAGTAGCTTATCTTAATGCTTTTGAAACTATCTATCGTCCATTACTTTTAGGATTGATTATCCTGTCGCAGATGTTATACCTTACCGTTCTTTATTTTGTTCCAGGAATTTTAAAAAGCCTCTTCAATCCAGGGTTTTCAGCTTTAACTTTTCTTTTGATTGTTACGGCAATTGCATTAAAAGGAGCAGTTAATTATTTTGAAGGCTTATATTTTTTGTATGTCATCGAGTTAGTACTAGCAATTTTAATTTTGATAAGAGTGGTTGCAGGATATATTAATTATTTTACAGATTAA
- a CDS encoding DUF1002 domain-containing protein has translation MACALALFSTLTVGHVQAASNSVQDVIDETYVQPDYVLGYSLSDDQRNQTLSLLGYDSSKDTNVKTITTSAYAQIMDVADDPSLQLYSSVKIQKLGSSETLTVNIVTPENITKVTSDMYRNAAVTLGIEHAAITVASPIPVTGESALAGIYYSLEENGAKVSDESKQLAQEELNTLSTINTENQGTDGYDADKLNVALADIKSAVADAGSNVTKDDVRKIVDETLDNYKLKDVLSNNQINMIVNFAFNLSKSSIIDSSSFKSALASLKDSIVSNAGSSFKGINLNFDSSSALESGKGFLANIWQAIVNFFKNLF, from the coding sequence ATGGCTTGTGCGCTAGCATTGTTCTCAACTCTTACAGTTGGCCATGTTCAAGCAGCAAGTAACTCAGTTCAAGATGTCATTGATGAGACCTATGTGCAACCAGATTACGTGCTGGGTTATTCTTTATCGGATGATCAACGCAATCAAACCTTATCATTGCTTGGTTATGATAGTTCAAAAGACACAAACGTCAAAACAATCACAACAAGTGCTTATGCTCAAATTATGGATGTCGCTGATGATCCAAGTTTGCAATTATACTCATCAGTTAAAATTCAAAAATTGGGCTCTTCAGAGACATTAACGGTTAATATTGTCACTCCTGAAAATATCACAAAAGTAACGTCAGATATGTACCGCAACGCTGCAGTAACACTTGGTATCGAACATGCCGCAATCACTGTTGCCTCACCAATTCCAGTGACAGGTGAATCAGCTTTGGCTGGAATTTATTATTCACTTGAAGAAAATGGTGCTAAAGTTTCTGATGAAAGCAAGCAATTGGCTCAAGAAGAATTGAATACTTTGTCTACTATCAATACTGAAAATCAAGGTACAGATGGTTATGACGCCGATAAATTAAATGTTGCTTTAGCTGATATCAAATCAGCAGTAGCAGATGCCGGGTCTAACGTGACAAAAGATGATGTTCGTAAAATCGTTGATGAAACACTTGATAACTATAAATTGAAAGACGTGTTATCAAATAACCAAATCAACATGATTGTTAACTTTGCTTTCAACCTTTCAAAATCAAGCATCATTGATAGCAGTAGCTTCAAATCAGCCTTGGCTTCTTTGAAGGACAGTATTGTTTCAAATGCAGGTTCATCATTCAAGGGTATTAACTTGAATTTTGATTCATCAAGCGCTTTAGAATCAGGAAAAGGCTTCTTGGCTAACATCTGGCAAGCTATTGTCAACTTCTTTAAAAACTTGTTTTAA